From the genome of Lotus japonicus ecotype B-129 chromosome 6, LjGifu_v1.2, one region includes:
- the LOC130723866 gene encoding uncharacterized protein LOC130723866, whose protein sequence is MIAMNEPLETIMEAREDFMVSPAGDSEPTFRTAHFLKPFATSIDGKVSEALSSSLQLRFEPKECPLRVYFNGWRNTHERWNSWVDALHLKYEAVWKKVGIFEAVINTKCYIVRNHDLAFGVAEKWCSKTNTFVFPWGEATITLEDVMVLGGYPVLGDPVFTSLQNQEMKEAEQKLILARQEPWMGKKGKTFTSTWIDFFMNSGSDIEHEAFLATWLSMFVFPHKTFVKRSLFPIAILLARGSPIALAPAVLASIYKDLCLLKELIADLTKNPVVGDKKHMGLDVTLESPFYLVQIWVWERFQNLQPEPNLTNNVDTALFRWHKVRGLKIDNVRLALDSAIDDFLWRPYVRFAGKYRTFYPENETFVQFEADLDKELASFIRCTRVSEIVGIDSTIMQYLPHRVSMQFGMDQDVPDSVPVFKRTKAIAWENYCRPISDRNLYFPSRLFEADVTTRYEMWWKQSILHQHDFAMRSARPSNCGPHVGEVNNSGDDPDVPPGIPLKQISTTILGKSYDPSNTVNGENENVADVPPEFLPNRLKNVPSGNSVQDGLKEKDIAEPSLRSLKKDSEGAKGIKASRMSGDKVKLSGIQGERHSCVNVVDLEERISRLEGVTAKLKKARFGNI, encoded by the coding sequence ATGATAGCCATGAATGAACCATTGGAGACCATCATGGAGGCAAGGGAAGATTTCATGGTTTCACCAGCTGGTGATAGTGAACCAACTTTCAGAACAGCCCATTTTCTGAAACCCTTTGCTACCTCCATTGATGGAAAAGTTTCTGAGGCTCTCTCATCCTCTTTGCAACTCAGGTTTGAACCAAAGGAGTGCCCTTTGAGAGTCTATTTCAATGGGTGGCGCAACACTCATGAGAGATGGAACAGCTGGGTGGATGCACTTCATCTCAAGTATGAAGCTGTGTGGAAGAAAGTTGGAATCTTTGAAGCTGTCATAAACACCAAGTGCTACATTGTGAGAAATCATGACTTGGCATTTGGGGTTGCAGAAAAATGGTGTTCTAAGACAAACACCTTTGTGTTTCCATGGGGTGAGGCCACAATCACATTGGAGGATGTCATGGTTTTGGGGGGTTACCCTGTTCTTGGTGATCCTGTTTTCACCTCACTTCAGAACCAGGAAATGAAAGAAGCAGAACAAAAATTGATTCTTGCAAGACAAGAACCTTGGATGGGTAAAAAAGGTAAGACCTTCACTTCAACATGGATAGATTTTTTCATGAATAGTGGGAGTGATATTGAGCATGAAGCATTCCTTGCTACTTGGTTGTCAATGTTTGTTTTCCCTCACAAAACATTTGTAAAACGGTCTCTATTCCCTATTGCTATTCTTCTAGCTAGAGGGAGTCCCATAGCTTTGGCACCAGCAGTTTTGGCTAGCATATATAAGGATTTGTGTTTGTTGAAAGAATTAATAGCTGATTTGACAAAAAATCCAGTAGTTGGTGATAAAAAGCACATGGGTTTAGATGTTACTCTTGAGTCACCCTTTTACTTGGTTCAAATTTGGGTGTGGGAAAGGTTCCAAAATTTGCAGCCAGAGCCCAATTTAACCAACAATGTAGACACTGCACTGTTTAGGTGGCACAAGGTGAGGGGCTTGAAAATAGACAATGTGAGGCTGGCACTAGATTCAGCTATTGATGATTTTCTTTGGCGTCCATATGTTAGATTTGCTGGTAAGTACAGGACATTTTATCCAGAAAATGAAACTTTTGTACAATTTGAGGCAGATTTGGACAAAGAACTAGCCTCATTTATTAGATGCACAAGAGTTTCTGAGATTGTTGGAATTGACTCTACCATAATGCAGTACCTCCCACATAGAGTTTCTATGCAATTCGGAATGGATCAAGATGTTCCGGATTCTGTGCCGGTATTCAAAAGGACTAAAGCTATTGCTTGGGAAAATTACTGCAGGCCCATTTCTGATAGGAATTTGTATTTTCCATCAAGGCTTTTTGAGGCAGATGTTACCACACGTTATGAAATGTGGTGGAAGCAATCAATATTGCATCAACATGATTTTGCTATGAGAAGTGCAAGGCCATCAAATTGTGGGCCTCATGTAGGAGAAGTAAACAATAGTGGTGATGATCCTGATGTTCCACCTGGAATTCCTCTCAAACAAATTAGCACAACTATTCTTGGGAAATCCTATGATCCTTCAAACACTGTGaatggtgaaaatgaaaatgttgcTGATGTACCTCCTGAGTTTCTTCCTAATCGTTTGAAAAATGTTCCTTCTGGGAATTCTGTTCAAGATGGTTTGAAAGAAAAAGATATAGCTGAACCTTCATTAAggagtttgaagaaagattctGAAGGTGCAAAAGGGATTAAAGCATCAAGGATGTCTGGTGACAAAGTAAAGCTATCTGGGATCCAAGGTGAAAGACATAGCTGTGTAAATGTAGTGGACCTTGAAGAGAGAATTAGCAGACTTGAGGGAGTGACTGCAAAGTTAAAGAAAGCAAGGTTTGGTAacatatga
- the LOC130721988 gene encoding uncharacterized protein LOC130721988 — MDEPEPIMEVKEDFMVSPAGDSDPSLRTAHFLKPIANGNGTVSESETPFFSGHPIFEQWPLKVHFNGWRNLHPRWVRWVNALRLRYESVWKKAGMFDAIMSTTCYIMRNRDLAFGVAEKWCSETNTFVFSWGEATITLEDVMVLGGYPVVGDPVFTSLESPEMREVEQKLVRAAQEHWRSKGLNPYTSKWIDFFMNGGSEIEHEAFLAAWLSVFVFPRNNLVNKLLFPMAVLLARGNPIALAPAVLASIYKDLGVLKQTIADLTKELVVGYELGFELEVNLWSPFNLVQVWVWERFKNLQPEPNLTNDGDPLLFKWSKVRALEIDNVRLALDLAIDDFVWRPYVRYGGKFRVFYPENEIQQVPFEADLSKELASFVTCMRVSQLVGFDSTIMQYFPHRVAMQFGMDQDVPGRVPVFNGTRATAWENYCRPISDRNLYFPSRLFEADVTTRYARWWKQSVLHHQDFAKNIVRRKRSARASKRGPHVVKANINGNDAIADAPPLSPPKLVSTVILRKSCDDGLKTVKVENDADVPSRFLPKQLHIVPFGNSVQDGLIANEDTGVDVPTNFPPKLDALNPMTKSNAKDNTEPSLGSLKEDLEDANGIKGSRLSSDKVRLFEIPVESCSCSCVKALDKRLSRLEREISRLKKARLH, encoded by the exons ATGGATGAACCTGAACCCATCATGGAGGTGAAGGAAGATTTCATGGTTTCACCAGCTGGTGACAGTGACCCATCTCTCAGAACAGCCCATTTTCTGAAACCCATTGCTAATGGTAATGGAACAGTTTCTGAGTCTGAGACTCCATTTTTCTCTGGGCACCCCATTTTTGAACAGTGGCCTCTGAAAGTCCATTTCAATGGGTGGCGCAACTTGCATCCGAGATGGGTTAGGTGGGTGAATGCACTTCGTCTCAGGTATGAATCTGTGTGGAAGAAAGCTGGAATGTTTGATGCTATCATGAGCACAACGTGCTACATTATGAGAAACCGTGATTTGGCTTTTGGGGTTGCAGAGAAATGGTGTTCTGAGACAAATACCTTTGTGTTTTCATGGGGTGAGGCCACTATCACGTTGGAGGATGTCATGGTTTTGGGGGGTTACCCTGTTGTTGGTGACCCTGTTTTCACCTCACTTGAGAGCCCAGAAATGAGAGAGGTTGAGCAAAAATTGGTCCGTGCAGCGCAAGAACATTGGCGGAGTAAAGGCCTTAACCCTTACACATCAAAATGGATAGATTTTTTCATGAATGGTGGGAGTGAAATTGAGCATGAAGCTTTCCTTGCTGCTTGGTTGTCAGTGTTTGTTTTTCCTCGTAACAACTTGGTAAATAAGTTGTTGTTTCCTATGGCTGTTCTTCTTGCTAGAGGTAATCCCATTGCTTTGGCACCAGCTGTTTTGGCTAGCATATATAAGGATTTGGGTGTGTTGAAACAAACAATAGCTGATTTGACAAAAGAATTAGTAGTTGGTTATGAATTGGGGTTTGAGTTAGAGGTTAATCTTTGGTCACCCTTTAACTTGGTTCAAGTTTGGGTGTGGGAAAGGTTTAAGAATTTGCAGCCAGAGCCTAATTTAACTAATGATGGAGACCCTTTATTGTTTAAGTGGAGCAAGGTTAGGGCCTTGGAAATTGATAATGTTAGGCTGGCACTGGACTTAGCTATAGATGATTTTGTTTGGCGTCCATATGTTAGATATGGTGGTAAGTTCAGGGTGTTTTATCCCGAAAATGAAATTCAGCAGGTACCATTTGAGGCTGATTTGAGCAAAGAGCTAGCCTCATTTGTTACTTGCATGAGAGTTTCTCAGCTTGTTGGATTTGACTCAACTATAATGCAGTACTTCCCGCATAGAGTTGCTATGCAATTCGGAATGGATCAAGATGTTCCGGGTCGTGTGCCTGTATTCAATGGAACTAGAGCTACTGCTTGGGAAAATTACTGCAGGCCCATTTCTGATAGGAATTTGTATTTTCCGTCAAGGCTTTTTGAGGCAGATGTTACCACACGTTATGCAAGGTGGTGGAAGCAATCAGTATTGCATCATCAGGATTTTGCTAAGAATATTGTGCGGAGGAAGAGAAGTGCAAGGGCATCAAAACGTGGACCGCATGTAGTTAAAGCAAACATAAATGGTAATGATGCTATTGCTGATGCTCCACCCTTGTCTCCTCCCAAACTTGTTAGCACTGTTATTCTCAGAAAATCTTGTGATGATGGTTTGAAAACTGTCAAGGTTGAAAATGATGCTGATGTACCTTCTCGTTTTCTTCCTAAACAATTGCATATAGTTCCTTTTGGAAATTCTGTTCAAGATGGTTTGATAGCTAATGAAGATACTGGTGTTGATGTTCCAACCAATTTTCCCCCAAAGCTTGATGCACTGAATCCTATGACGAAGTCAAATGCAAAAGATAACACTGAACCTTCATTAGGGAGTTTGAAGGAAGATCTTGAAGATGCAAATGGGATTAAAGGATCAAGGCTGTCTAGTGACAAAGTTAGGCTATTTGAGATCCCAGTTGAAAGCTGTAGCTGTAGCTGTGTAAAAGCACTGGACAAGAGACTTAGCAGACTTGAGAGAGAGATTTCAAGATTAAAGAAAGCAAG GTTGCACTAG
- the LOC130725390 gene encoding uncharacterized protein LOC130725390, giving the protein MGLKSGSSQPSTVSKKAPRKPKTRYPARKTYMSKAQNKELSNVPLCEDVTDEEEIDAEDSPVKSPPDVVPDDVDPKNDNSEDTNSAEPTQAPAPVQDISDDDSDDEPLVKSIPDSTAARMKRKRRVSTPEATPSPPKRSKSIPVTYKSRQASVKDKGKQKAVKTPKLHFPLSQATLVYCDNVSAIYLSGNPVQHQRTKHIEMDIHFVREKVARGQARILHVPSRHQIADIFTKGLPRVLFDDFRSGLSYYRFSGIVVFTFHTIAMNEPLETIMEVREDFMVSPAGDSEPTFRTAHFLKPIATSIDGTVSEIFSSSVPPMLETEPKEYEVVWKKVGIFEAIMSTKFKIVKNHDLLFEVAEKWCSQTNTFVFPWGEATITLEDVMVLGGYPVLGDPVFTSLQNQEMREVEQKLILARKEPWRRRKSKAYVSIWIDIFINSGSEIEHEAFLVAWLSLFVFPHQDYVNQSVFPIAILLARGNPIALAPAVLASIYKDLGLLKETIAGLTKIPVAADKLDKELEVTLESPFYLVQIWLWERFQNLQPETNVIKDGDPLLFRWHKVKGMKIDNARLALNSAMGDFLWRPYVRYGGKCRAFYPENEIQQVPFEADLDKELASFVRCMRVSELVGIDSTILQYCPHRVAMQFGMDQDVLDCVPVFRRTEGIAWENYCRPISDRNLYFPSRLFEADVTTRYARWWKQSVMHHQDFAVNIVHRKRSTMPSTCGPHVVKENISCNVADVPPVFPPKLISTVVVGKSCDDGSKTVEVDNDADVTSGFLPNHLQVVPFGNSVQDGSKANGNTAVDVPTSFPPKHDALSPCIYVKNPKPVLEEDKCCGMAQGLANVEDNTVTSLGRLKEDFEDANGNKEPMLSTDRVRLSGIQGESCVNVVELKRRIRRLERVISRLKKARFGNI; this is encoded by the exons atgggtttgaagagtggttCTTCCCAACCATCTACTGTGTCAAAGAAAGCTCCTAGGAAGCCGAAGACAAGATACCCAGCAAGAAAAACCTACATGTCCAAGGCTCAAAACAAAGAACTCTCCAATGTTCCTCTCTGTGAGGATGTtactgatgaagaggaaatcGATGCTGAAGACTCTCCTGTGAAATCGCctcctgatgttgtgcctgat gatgTTGATCCAAAGAATGACAATTCTGAGGATACCAATTCTGCAGAACCAACCCAGGCTCCAGCCcctgttcaggacatctctgatgatgattctgatgatgagccCCTGGTTAAATCCATTCCTGATAGCACTGCTGCcaggatgaaaagaaaaagaagggtctCTACTCCAGAAGCCACTCCCTCTCCACCAAAGAGATCCAAGTCAATTCCTGTAACCTACAAATCTAGACAAGCAAGTGTGAAGGATAAGGGAAAGCAGAAGGCTGTCAAGACTCcaa AGCTTCACTTTCCTCTTTCTCAGGCTACTCTGGTCTATTGTGATAATGTTAGTGCTATCTACCTATCTGGCAATCCTGTCCAGCATCAGCGCACTAAACACATTGAGATGGACATTCACTTTGTTCGCGAGAAGGTCGCCCGTGGTCAGGCACgcatccttcatgttccttctcgTCACCAGATTGCAGACATCTTCACTAAAGGCCTTCCTCGAGTTCTATTTGATGATTTTCGCTCCGGTCTCAGC TACTACAGATTTTCAGGCATAgtggttttcacttttcatacCATAGCCATGAATGAACCATTGGAGACCATCATGGAGGTGAGGGAAGATTTCATGGTTTCACCAGCTGGTGATAGTGAACCAACTTTCAGAACTGCCCATTTTCTGAAACCTATTGCTACCTCCATTGATGGAACAGTTTCTGAGATTTTCTCATCCTCTGTGCCACCCATGCTTGAAACTGAACCAAAGGA GTATGAAGTTGTGTGGAAGAAAGTTGGCATCTTTGAAGCCATCATGAGCACCAAGTTCAAAATTGTGAAAAACCATGACTTATTATTTGAGGTTGCAGAGAAGTGGTGTTCTCAGACAAACACCTTTGTGTTTCCATGGGGTGAGGCCACAATCACATTGGAGGATGTCATGGTTTTGGGGGGTTACCCTGTTCTTGGTGACCCTGTTTTCACCTCACTTCAGAATCAGGAAATGAGAGAGGTTGAACAAAAATTGATTCTTGCAAGAAAAGAACCTTGGAGGAGGAGAAAATCTAAGGCTTATGTATCAATATGGATAGATATTTTCATTAATAGTGGGAGTGAAATTGAGCATGAAGCATTCCTTGTTGCTTGGTTgtcattgtttgtttttcctcaTCAAGACTATGTAAATCAGTCTGTATTTCCTATTGCTATTCTTCTTGCTAGAGGTAATCCTATTGCTTTGGCACCAGCAGTTTTGGCTAGCATATATAAGGATTTGGGCTTGTTGAAAGAAACAATAGCTGGTTTGACAAAAATTCCAGTAGCTGCTGATAAATTGGACAAGGAGTTAGAGGTTACTCTTGAGTCACCCTTTTACTTGGTTCAAATTTGGTTGTGGGAAAGGTTCCAAAATTTGCAGCCAGAGACCAATGTGATCAAAGATGGAGACCCTTTATTGTTCAGGTGGCACAAGGTTAAGGGCATGAAAATTGACAATGCAAGGCTGGCACTGAACTCAGCTATGGGTGATTTTCTTTGGCGTCCATATGTTAGATATGGTGGTAAGTGCAGGGCATTTTATCCAGAAAATGAAATTCAGCAGGTACCATTTGAGGCAGATTTGGACAAAGAGCTAGCCTCATTCGTTAGGTGCATGAGAGTTTCTGAGCTTGTTGGAATTGACTCTACCATCCTGCAGTACTGCCCTCATCGAGTTGCTATGCAGTTCGGAATGGATCAAGATGTCCTGGATTGTGTGCCGGTATTCAGAAGGACTGAAGGTATTGCTTGGGAAAATTACTGCAGGCCCATATCTGATAGAAATTTGTATTTTCCATCAAGGCTTTTTGAGGCAGATGTTACCACACGTTATGCAAGGTGGTGGAAGCAATCAGTAATGCATCATCAAGATTTTGCTGTCAATATTGTGCATAGGAAAAGAAGCACAATGCCATCAACATGTGGACCTCATGTAGTAAAAGAAAACATAAGTTGTAATGTTGCTGATGTTCCACCTGTGTTTCCTCCCAAACTTATTAGCACTGTTGTTGTTGGAAAATCTTGTGATGATGGTTCAAAAACTGTGGAGGTTGATAATGATGCCGATGTTACTTCTGGTTTTCTTCCTAATCATTTGCAAGTTGTCCCTTTTGGAAATTCTGTTCAAGATGGTTCCAAAGCTAATGGAAATACTGCTGTTGATGTTCCAACCAGTTTTCCCCCAAAACATGATGCACTGAGTCCTTGCATTTATGTGAAGAATCCTAAGCCTGTCTTGGAAGAGGACAAGTGTTGTGGCATGGCTCAAGGTTTGGCTAATGTAGAAGATAACACTGTAACTTCATTAGGGAGATTGAAGGAAGATTTTGAAGATGCAAATGGGAATAAAGAACCAATGCTGTCTACTGATAGAGTAAGGCTATCTGGGATCCAAGGTGAAAGCTGTGTAAATGTTGTGGAACTTAAAAGGAGAATTCGCAGACTTGAGAGAGTGATTTCAAGATTAAAGAAAGCAAGGTTTGGAaacatttga
- the LOC130726089 gene encoding uncharacterized protein LOC130726089: MFEQSNSYHKTQIKGKGTALHVAVNNGNADVVRRLVEAVVQHEGAASGGEEGTSALATRNEQGASPLHLAARRGFDEICKCIIGAGGERRSLMCVRNEKGETPLFSAVKTRQLKTFALLYQLFPNDTNLAIRNKDDSILHIAIRREFLDMAVIIVHCYPVLLDLRNGDQATPLEIIAARPSAFKSGTYLTWGKRILYHCIYVKPLDAKTAMKRYLTSEGVGKNRNKASSSIIEKDKSQVAIQLGPVDTSQAISEKEDCARYADINVLCFQFADIIQKLVFIFCLPWLSLLGISIADLVAIYKLKQKHTWASQLLNKFMENPYQSYMGIDGNNPLHYTEDHDEEKDDEEGKLWDVINQIREQRDSLNKVPGSSKQKAQQSGKKENYSEAPQENEKIEKYVDSQNKESGSSKQKAPQQNEKKEKYDPKETAFLAAAKNGIVEIVLELRNNIESVVHDTNSNKQNVLLVAVKNRQPYVVVELRRNLKSNGHIRQFDSLTFETDNEDNNVLHMAAGSVSNKEKTWQIAGAAMQMMWDIKWYQYIKSLAPEHLACRTNKDGKTPGVVFQEQHRELVSEGSGWLKDTAESCSVVAALIAGVSFATASTVPGGNNQDSSHPDLNGRPALEGKPAFDTFAIASLVGLCFSVTALVMFLAILTSRKQVEDFRRSIPVKLLVGFSSLFVSIAAMLVAFCAGNFFLLKDKYKESIIFPIYVATCLPVTLYAIVQFPLYADLVKTILKKVPQPSGRGVNF, encoded by the exons ATGTTCGAACAAAGCAATTCCTACCACAAGACCCAAATCAAAGGCAAAGGCACGGCGTTGCACGTGGCGGTGAACAACGGCAACGCCGACGTTGTGCGGAGGCTCGTGGAAGCGGTGGTGCAGCACGAAGGAGCAGCATCTGGAGGAGAAGAAGGAACCAGCGCCTTAGCAACGAGGAACGAGCAAGGGGCGAGTCCTCTGCACCTCGCTGCGCGGCGAGGGTTCGATGAGATCTGCAAGTGCATCATCGGAGCCGGTGGCGAAAGGAGGAGTTTGATGTGTGTTAGGAATGAGAAAGGCGAGACGCCTCTCTTCTCCGCCGTGAAAACACGGCAGTTGAAAACGTTTGCCTTGCTCTATCAGTTGTTTCCCAATGATACCAATCTTGCCATTAGAAACAAGGATGATAGCATCCTTCACATTGCAATTCGAAGAGAATTTTTAG ATATGGCAGTTATAATAGTGCATTGCTATCCTGTACTTTTGGACTTGCGGAACGGTGATCAAGCCACTCCTCTTGAAATTATTGCAGCTAGGCCTTCTGCGTTCAAGAGTGGAACTTATCTCACTTGGGGGAAGCGAATTCTGTATCACT GTATATATGTAAAACCTCTGGATGCAAAGACTGCAATGAAACGGTATTTGACGTCTGAGGGCGTTGGAAAAAATCGTAACAAAGCAAGCTCCTCCATTATAGAGAAAGATAAGAGTCAAGTAGCAATACAACTAGGCCCAGTTGATACCTCCCAAGCAATATCAGAAAAAGAAGACTGTGCACGATATGCAGATATTAATGTCCTCTGTTTTCAGTTTGCAGACATAATTCAAAAGTTAGTGTTCATATTCTGTCTTCCTTGGCTATCACTATTGGGCATCTCAATAGCAG ACTTGGTGGCAATATATAAGTTGAAGCAGAAGCACACATGGGCTAGTCAGCTGTTGAACAAATTTATGGAAAACCCTTATCAGTCATACATGGGAATCGACGGTAATAATCCACTGCATTATACGGAAGATcatgatgaagaaaaagatgatgaagaagggaAACTCTGGGATGTTATAAACCAAATACGTGAACAAA GGGATTCTCTAAATAAGGTGCCAGGTAGCTCAAAGCAGAAGGCACAACAAAgtggaaaaaaggaaaattattCTGAGGCAccacaagaaaatgaaaagatagAAAAATATGTGGATTCACAAAATAAGGAGTCAGGTAGCTCAAAGCAGAAGGCACCACAACAAaatgagaagaaagaaaaatatgacCCAAAAGAAACAGCATTTTTGGCTGCGGCGAAAAATGGCATAGTTGAGATTGTGCTTGAACTTCGGAATAATATAGAAAGTGTTGTCCATGACACTAACTCTAACAAGCAGAATGTATTGCTTGTGGCAGTGAAGAACAGGCAACCCTATGTTGTTGTGGAACTGAGGAGAAATTTAAAGTCAAACGGTCATATTAGACAGTTTGATAGCCTAACTTTCGAAACAGATAATGAAGACAACAATGTGCTACACATGGCAGCAGGTTCAGTGAGCAACAAGGAAAAAACTTGGCAAATAGCTGGCGCTGCCATGCAAATGATGTGGGACATAAAGTGGTATCAGTACATCAAATCGCTAGCGCCGGAGCATTTGGCGTGTAGGACCAACAAAGATGGCAAAACCCCTGGAGTAGTCTTTCAGGAGCAACACAGAGAACTCGTGAGCGAGGGTTCTGGGTGGCTCAAGGACACGGCGGAGTCCTGCTCTGTCGTGGCGGCGCTCATAGCAGGTGTCTCCTTCGCGACCGCGAGCACTGTCCCGGGCGGAAACAACCAGGACTCCAGCCACCCTGACTTGAATGGCCGACCTGCATTGGAAGGAAAACCTGCATTCGACACGTTCGCCATAGCTTCCTTGGTTGGACTCTGCTTCTCAGTCACTGCACTGGTCATGTTCCTCGCCATACTCACTTCTCGGAAACAAGTTGAGGACTTCCGAAGAAGTATACCGGTGAAGCTCCTCGTGGGATTTAGCTCTCTGTTTGTGTCCATTGCTGCGATGCTTGTTGCTTTTTGTGCTGGGAATTTCTTCCTGCTCAAGGACAAGTACAAGGAAAGTATCATATTCCCTATCTATGTTGCTACTTGCTTGCCCGTGACTCTCTATGCAATTGTGCAGTTTCCACTTTATGCTGATCTTGTTAAAACTATTCTCAAGAAGGTGCCACAGCCCAGTGGCAGGGGAGTCAATTTTTAG